The proteins below come from a single Agrobacterium vitis genomic window:
- a CDS encoding response regulator transcription factor: METGKTGCASGNAGTNVARMKILVIEDDLEAAAYMTKAFREAGIMADHASDGEAGLFMGCENTYDVMIIDRMLPRRDGLSVISELRKRSINTPVLILSALGQVDDRVTGLRAGGDDYLPKPYAFSELLARIEVLGRRKGTPEQDMIYRVGDLELDRLSHEVRRAGKEILLQPREFRLLEYLMKNAGQVVTRTMLLEHVWDYHFDPQTNVIDVHVSRLRSKIEKDFDRPLLKTVRGAGYMIKDES, from the coding sequence ATGGAAACCGGTAAAACAGGCTGTGCATCGGGCAATGCGGGCACTAATGTCGCACGCATGAAAATACTTGTGATCGAAGACGATCTTGAAGCCGCCGCTTACATGACCAAGGCCTTCCGTGAGGCGGGGATCATGGCCGACCACGCCAGTGATGGCGAGGCGGGCCTGTTCATGGGCTGCGAAAATACCTATGACGTGATGATTATCGACCGGATGCTGCCGCGCCGCGATGGCTTGTCGGTGATTTCAGAATTACGCAAGCGCAGCATCAATACGCCGGTGCTGATCCTGTCTGCCCTTGGCCAGGTCGATGACCGGGTGACTGGCCTTCGCGCCGGTGGCGACGATTACCTGCCCAAGCCCTATGCCTTTTCCGAGCTTCTGGCCCGGATTGAAGTCCTGGGGCGACGCAAGGGGACGCCGGAACAGGACATGATTTACCGGGTCGGCGATCTGGAGCTTGACCGGCTTTCCCATGAAGTGCGCCGGGCGGGCAAGGAAATCCTGCTTCAGCCGCGTGAGTTCCGCCTGCTGGAATATCTGATGAAGAATGCCGGGCAGGTGGTGACACGCACCATGCTGCTGGAACATGTCTGGGACTATCATTTCGATCCGCAGACCAATGTCATCGACGTGCATGTGTCGCGGCTGCGCTCCAAGATCGAAAAGGATTTCGACCGGCCGCTGCTGAAGACAGTGCGCGGTGCCGGCTATATGATCAAAGACGAAAGCTGA
- a CDS encoding Do family serine endopeptidase has translation MSKSFHNRSVTSRLRAGTAAGLAALMLAGAVTVTPALAAPVEVQAPQVPSFADLVSAVSPAVVSIRVKSDVQQASEDGSNFSFNGRDFDQLPDPLKRFFKEWGMPGPGGPGGPGGPKGGPHAERHGKLRPIAQGSGFFISEDGYVVTNNHVVSDGQAYTVVMNDGTEYDAKLVGKDPRTDLAVLKVDQPTKKFTYVEWAQDEKIRVGDWVVAVGNPFGLGGTVTSGIVSAFGRDIGSGPYDDYIQIDAPVNRGNSGGPDFNLSGKVVGINTAIFSPSGGSVGIAFAIPAATAKDVVAELIKHGSVQRGWLGVQIQPVTKDIAESLGLADAKGALVAEPQTGSPGEKAGIKQGDVITAVNGDPVKDPRDLAKRIAAFPPNTKVDISIWRNGKPTAVKVDLGTLPAEKETASGDEDQGAPEQNAPATEQALANLGVTVQRADDGKGLTITNVDPDSDAADKGLKTGQKITSVNNQQVSSAAEVKKILEQAKKDGRTKALFQVETDNGSRFIALPINQG, from the coding sequence ATGTCGAAATCCTTCCATAATCGCTCCGTTACTTCCAGGCTGCGGGCAGGTACCGCGGCAGGGCTGGCGGCCCTGATGCTGGCGGGTGCCGTGACGGTAACGCCTGCGCTGGCCGCGCCCGTCGAGGTTCAGGCGCCGCAGGTGCCGAGCTTTGCTGATCTGGTCAGCGCCGTTTCCCCCGCTGTTGTCTCCATCCGCGTCAAATCGGATGTGCAGCAGGCCTCCGAGGACGGCAGCAATTTCTCCTTCAATGGCCGTGATTTCGACCAGCTTCCCGATCCGCTGAAGCGCTTCTTCAAGGAATGGGGCATGCCAGGCCCCGGCGGTCCGGGTGGTCCAGGAGGCCCCAAGGGTGGCCCGCATGCCGAGCGTCATGGCAAGCTTCGTCCAATTGCCCAGGGGTCGGGCTTCTTCATCTCTGAGGACGGCTATGTCGTGACCAACAATCACGTGGTTTCCGATGGCCAGGCCTATACAGTGGTGATGAATGACGGCACCGAATATGATGCCAAGCTGGTCGGTAAGGACCCGCGCACTGACCTTGCCGTTTTGAAGGTCGATCAGCCGACCAAGAAATTCACCTATGTCGAATGGGCGCAGGACGAGAAGATCCGCGTTGGTGACTGGGTCGTGGCTGTCGGCAATCCTTTCGGTCTCGGCGGAACCGTGACCTCGGGTATCGTTTCGGCTTTTGGCCGTGATATCGGCTCCGGTCCTTATGACGATTACATCCAGATTGACGCACCGGTAAACCGGGGCAATTCGGGTGGACCGGACTTCAACCTCAGCGGCAAGGTGGTCGGGATCAACACGGCGATCTTCTCGCCATCGGGCGGTAGCGTCGGCATCGCCTTCGCTATTCCGGCGGCGACTGCCAAGGATGTGGTTGCTGAATTGATCAAGCATGGCTCGGTGCAGCGCGGCTGGCTTGGCGTGCAGATCCAGCCCGTCACCAAGGATATCGCCGAATCGCTCGGTCTGGCCGATGCCAAGGGTGCGCTGGTGGCTGAGCCGCAAACCGGTTCTCCCGGTGAAAAGGCCGGTATCAAGCAGGGCGACGTGATTACCGCTGTGAATGGCGATCCGGTCAAGGACCCGCGTGACCTCGCCAAGCGCATTGCTGCCTTCCCGCCCAATACCAAGGTCGATATTTCGATCTGGCGCAATGGCAAGCCGACTGCCGTCAAGGTCGATCTCGGCACCTTGCCTGCTGAAAAGGAAACGGCCAGCGGTGATGAGGACCAGGGCGCGCCCGAACAGAATGCACCGGCCACCGAGCAGGCGCTTGCCAATCTCGGAGTCACTGTCCAGCGTGCCGATGACGGCAAGGGCCTGACGATCACCAATGTCGATCCGGATTCCGACGCTGCCGACAAGGGGCTGAAGACGGGCCAGAAGATCACGTCCGTTAACAACCAGCAGGTCTCCAGCGCCGCCGAGGTCAAGAAGATCCTGGAACAGGCCAAGAAGGACGGTCGCACCAAGGCGCTCTTCCAGGTGGAAACCGACAATGGCAGCCGCTTCATCGCCCTGCCGATCAACCAGGGCTGA
- a CDS encoding sensor histidine kinase gives MSRAGFLFKSTAVRLSALYIILFALCAALLVIYVTALSERLLNQQTRESLQQEVTEIERAYEKGGVENLLRLMERRMRQPGANLYVIAGPNGEFLAGNVSSVEPGVLDREGWTNFPFAYNRYAETRPARPHLAIANVLALDNGLRILVGRDLGEPTKFRILVRKALMVALAIMGAGALVIWFAIGRNALKRIDRVSAASKKIMAGDLGQRLPVSGSGDEFDRLSRSLNDMLERIEKLNEGLRQVSDNIAHDLKTPLTRLRNKAADALAEDDDLLRRQALEGIIGESDQLIRTFNALLMISRVEAGSIAAELSDLDASTIAADTAELYEPVAEEAGYVLASAIVPGITVRGNRELIGQAIFNLLDNAIKYAGEGGSEIRVELVTAANGEARLSVCDHGPGIAAERREDVVKRFVRLDESRSKPGTGLGLSLVEAVMALHGGRLELSDTDTANSECPGLTATMVFPRVTA, from the coding sequence ATGTCGCGTGCCGGATTTCTGTTCAAGTCTACCGCCGTCAGGCTTTCGGCGCTTTACATCATTCTGTTCGCGCTTTGCGCCGCCCTTCTGGTGATCTATGTCACGGCGCTTTCGGAACGGCTGCTCAATCAGCAGACGCGAGAGAGCCTGCAACAGGAAGTGACCGAAATCGAGCGCGCTTATGAAAAAGGTGGCGTCGAAAATCTGCTGCGGCTGATGGAGCGGCGCATGCGTCAGCCCGGTGCCAATCTCTATGTCATTGCCGGGCCAAACGGCGAATTTCTGGCGGGCAATGTCAGCTCCGTCGAGCCGGGCGTACTGGACCGCGAGGGCTGGACGAATTTTCCCTTCGCTTATAACCGCTATGCCGAAACAAGGCCTGCCCGCCCGCATCTGGCGATTGCCAATGTGCTGGCGCTGGACAATGGGCTGCGCATTCTGGTCGGGCGGGATCTGGGTGAGCCGACCAAATTCCGCATTCTGGTGCGCAAGGCGCTGATGGTGGCGCTGGCGATCATGGGGGCAGGGGCTTTGGTGATCTGGTTTGCCATCGGTCGCAATGCCCTAAAGCGCATCGACCGGGTGTCTGCGGCGAGCAAGAAGATCATGGCGGGGGATCTTGGCCAGCGTCTGCCGGTCTCCGGTTCCGGCGATGAATTTGACCGGCTGTCGCGCTCGCTGAACGATATGCTGGAGCGGATTGAAAAGCTCAACGAGGGCCTTCGCCAAGTCTCCGACAATATAGCGCATGATCTGAAGACGCCGCTGACCCGGCTGCGCAACAAGGCCGCCGATGCGCTGGCCGAGGATGATGACCTGCTGCGCCGTCAGGCGCTAGAAGGGATTATCGGCGAATCGGATCAGTTGATCCGCACGTTCAACGCGCTGTTGATGATTTCTCGCGTAGAGGCAGGCTCGATTGCCGCCGAGCTTTCCGACCTCGATGCCTCCACCATTGCTGCTGATACCGCTGAGCTTTACGAGCCGGTGGCCGAGGAGGCGGGCTATGTGCTGGCAAGCGCTATTGTCCCCGGCATCACTGTGCGGGGCAATCGCGAACTGATCGGTCAGGCGATTTTCAATCTGCTCGACAATGCCATCAAATATGCGGGTGAAGGCGGCAGCGAAATCCGCGTCGAACTGGTGACGGCAGCGAACGGCGAGGCCCGCCTCAGCGTCTGCGACCATGGCCCCGGCATCGCGGCGGAGCGCCGGGAAGATGTCGTCAAGCGTTTCGTGCGGCTGGATGAAAGCCGCAGTAAACCGGGCACCGGTCTTGGCCTGTCGCTGGTCGAGGCGGTGATGGCGCTGCATGGCGGCAGACTGGAGCTGAGCGATACCGATACGGCCAATTCCGAGTGTCCCGGACTGACGGCCACCATGGTCTTTCCGCGTGTAACCGCATAA
- a CDS encoding bifunctional [glutamine synthetase] adenylyltransferase/[glutamine synthetase]-adenylyl-L-tyrosine phosphorylase, whose translation MCMPKDQPVSPETVFLRDVAEDVVKPLNKVETKAILAVLKELGRDTPEIAALLSDETPLKSFIIAALTLSPYLRETAALRPDLLLRALHTPLEESLNGLVEHARHAWRPEQGGVPPTEAMVMTRLRQAKRGLSFLLALADLGRLFHPRQTTLWLSRMADAAIACAIDHLLLAGHEAGKLRLIDRDAPSKHSGLIVLGMGKLGAFELNYSSDIDLVVFFEPDAAILVAPEEATETYGRMMRRLIRILQERTGDGYVFRTDLRLRPDPGATPLAMPVEAALIYYEGRGQNWERAAFIKARALAGDLAAGQAFLKELAPFVFRKYLDYAAIADIHSIKRQIHSHRGHGAIAVKGHNIKLGRGGIREIEFFAQTQQLIAGGRMPDLRVRGTEAALAALEQARWIDATTRDELTEAYWFLRDIEHRIQMVHDEQSHTLPTTETELKRIALMCGFDTPAGFSQALEKRLRLVERRYGQLFEQEDDLSIGGNLVFTGQKDDPDTLKTLEKLGFQRPEDISRVIRTWHYGRYRATQSVEARERLTELTPRLLKAFGESRRADEALLRFDAFLSGLPAGIQLFSLLGNNPALLELIVTIMAAAPRLAATIASRPHVFDGMLDPGLMADLPTRDYLAMRLDAFIGGVSNYEELLDRLRIFAAEQRFLIGIRLMTGAISGTVAGHAFTDLADLVIEQAFDAVRREVERVHGRIAGGQLALVGMGKLGSRELTAGSDVDLILLYEYDDDAGASAGESDGAKPLDAVRYYTRLTQRLIAALSAPTAEGVLYEVDMRLRPSGNKGPVATRLRAFERYQREEAWTWEHMALTRARLITGDGPLVAKAQTIIVDILAQTRDRAAIAADVSEMRSLIDTEKPPKDGWDLKLIPGGLVDLEFLAQYLALIEPVHGVKAQDGPGFSQADITTAQRLKQGGERAMDAGDLDLCVAALTLYTELSQAIRACVEGGFRPQDAPAGLIDVVLRVADCPDLKVLEAELKRLSKAVRRIFQTVVSTRP comes from the coding sequence ATGTGCATGCCCAAGGATCAGCCCGTTTCGCCGGAAACCGTCTTTCTGCGCGATGTCGCCGAAGATGTCGTCAAACCGCTGAACAAGGTCGAGACCAAGGCTATCCTTGCTGTGCTGAAGGAGCTTGGCAGGGACACGCCTGAGATCGCAGCCTTGCTTTCGGATGAGACGCCGCTCAAATCCTTCATTATCGCTGCCTTGACGCTGTCTCCCTATCTGCGTGAGACGGCGGCGCTGCGTCCTGATTTGCTTCTGCGCGCGCTGCATACCCCTTTGGAGGAGAGCCTGAATGGGTTGGTGGAGCATGCGCGCCATGCCTGGCGACCGGAGCAGGGAGGAGTGCCGCCGACCGAGGCCATGGTGATGACCAGGTTGCGTCAGGCCAAGCGGGGCCTGTCCTTTTTGCTGGCACTGGCCGATCTGGGCCGATTGTTTCATCCCCGCCAGACGACGCTATGGCTGTCGCGAATGGCGGATGCGGCAATCGCCTGCGCCATCGACCATCTTTTGCTGGCGGGCCATGAGGCGGGCAAGTTGCGGCTTATCGACCGCGACGCGCCATCGAAACACAGCGGCCTGATCGTGCTGGGCATGGGCAAGCTTGGCGCGTTTGAGCTGAACTATTCGTCGGACATTGATCTCGTGGTGTTTTTCGAGCCGGATGCGGCAATCCTGGTTGCGCCCGAGGAAGCAACCGAAACCTATGGCCGGATGATGCGCCGGTTGATCCGCATTCTGCAGGAGCGCACCGGTGATGGCTATGTGTTCCGCACCGATTTGAGGCTAAGGCCCGATCCGGGGGCCACACCGCTTGCCATGCCGGTTGAGGCAGCGCTGATTTATTATGAGGGACGTGGGCAAAACTGGGAGCGGGCCGCCTTTATCAAGGCCCGGGCGCTGGCAGGGGATCTTGCCGCAGGTCAGGCCTTTCTCAAGGAATTGGCACCTTTCGTGTTTCGAAAATATCTCGATTATGCGGCGATTGCCGATATTCACTCGATCAAGCGGCAGATCCATAGCCACCGGGGCCACGGTGCGATTGCGGTCAAGGGCCACAATATCAAGCTTGGGCGCGGCGGCATTCGCGAGATCGAATTTTTCGCCCAGACCCAGCAATTGATCGCTGGCGGACGGATGCCGGATCTGCGGGTGCGCGGCACCGAGGCAGCACTGGCGGCGTTGGAACAGGCCCGCTGGATCGATGCGACCACCCGCGATGAACTGACGGAGGCCTATTGGTTCCTGCGGGATATCGAGCACCGCATCCAGATGGTGCATGACGAGCAGAGCCATACGCTGCCGACCACCGAGACTGAGTTGAAGCGGATCGCGCTGATGTGCGGTTTCGACACACCGGCGGGCTTTTCGCAGGCCCTGGAAAAACGGCTGCGGCTGGTGGAGCGGCGTTACGGTCAGTTGTTTGAACAGGAAGATGATCTTTCTATCGGCGGCAATCTGGTGTTTACCGGTCAGAAGGATGATCCCGATACGCTGAAGACCCTGGAAAAGCTCGGTTTTCAGCGACCTGAAGACATTTCGCGAGTGATCCGCACCTGGCATTACGGACGCTACCGCGCCACGCAATCGGTGGAGGCCCGCGAACGGTTGACGGAGCTGACCCCGCGTCTCCTCAAGGCATTTGGCGAAAGCCGCCGCGCCGATGAGGCGCTGTTGCGGTTCGATGCGTTTCTGTCGGGCCTTCCCGCCGGTATCCAGCTGTTTTCTCTGCTTGGCAACAACCCGGCACTGCTGGAACTGATCGTTACCATCATGGCCGCCGCGCCCCGGCTTGCCGCCACCATTGCCAGCCGCCCGCATGTTTTTGATGGCATGCTCGACCCCGGTCTGATGGCCGATCTGCCGACGCGCGATTATCTCGCCATGCGGCTCGATGCTTTTATTGGCGGTGTTTCGAATTACGAGGAATTGCTGGACCGCCTGCGGATCTTTGCCGCCGAACAGCGTTTCCTGATTGGCATTCGCCTGATGACCGGGGCGATTTCTGGAACGGTGGCAGGTCATGCCTTTACCGATCTCGCCGATCTGGTGATCGAGCAGGCCTTCGACGCCGTGCGCCGTGAAGTGGAACGGGTGCATGGCCGGATCGCTGGCGGGCAACTGGCACTGGTCGGCATGGGCAAGCTTGGCTCGCGGGAACTGACGGCAGGTTCCGACGTCGATCTGATCCTGCTTTATGAGTATGATGATGACGCTGGAGCCAGTGCCGGGGAGAGCGATGGAGCAAAGCCGCTCGATGCCGTGCGCTATTATACCCGTCTGACCCAGCGGTTGATTGCAGCCTTGTCCGCACCGACTGCAGAAGGCGTGCTCTATGAGGTAGACATGCGGCTTCGCCCTTCCGGCAACAAGGGGCCGGTGGCAACCCGGCTGAGAGCTTTCGAGCGCTATCAGCGTGAGGAGGCCTGGACCTGGGAGCATATGGCACTGACCCGCGCCCGGCTGATCACCGGCGATGGCCCGCTGGTTGCCAAGGCGCAAACCATCATTGTCGATATCCTGGCGCAGACCCGCGACCGCGCCGCGATTGCAGCCGATGTTAGTGAGATGCGCAGCCTGATCGACACCGAAAAGCCGCCTAAGGACGGATGGGACCTTAAACTGATACCCGGCGGATTGGTCGACCTGGAATTTCTCGCTCAATATCTGGCCCTGATAGAACCGGTTCATGGAGTGAAGGCACAGGACGGGCCGGGATTTTCGCAGGCGGATATCACCACCGCCCAGCGTTTGAAGCAGGGTGGTGAGCGGGCGATGGATGCGGGTGATCTCGATCTCTGCGTTGCAGCCCTCACGCTCTACACGGAACTGTCGCAGGCAATCAGGGCCTGTGTCGAGGGAGGATTCAGGCCGCAGGATGCGCCAGCGGGCCTGATCGATGTCGTCCTGCGGGTTGCCGATTGCCCGGACCTGAAAGTGCTGGAGGCCGAGTTGAAACGACTGTCCAAGGCGGTTCGGCGGATTTTTCAGACGGTTGTCAGCACCCGGCCCTGA